Below is a genomic region from Microbulbifer sp. ALW1.
CGCAAAGTGCCCAGGAGCGCTACACTCTCTGGGAGACCTACCGGAGCATCGGGTTTCTCGCCTACGAGGCACGCAGCAAACCGCTCGTCAAACAGGCGCTGCTTGCCAACACGCCATCCACCGAGGTCCTTATCCGCAACGCGCAAGCGACACCGGACGCTGCCGAAATCGGTCTCTGGCGCCTACAGCACGCACTCTGGGCTTTAGGCAACCTTCAGGTCATTATTGACGAAGAAGAAAATGGCACAGCGCTGGATGAAACCGTATGGCGACTGCTGTCGAAAGATCTTCCATTTCTCACAACAGAGGATCAGCGCAAGCTCTATACCCGGCCCTACCTGGTCACCTCCTTTCGTGGAAAAAGTGCCTGTGACGAAGAGTTTCCGGGGCGCTGCCATTACCCCACGGAAGAGCAGGCACTGCCGATCCAGCACAGTTGTTCTCCCACCCTGCTTATCCGTGCGAACAGCATCAGCAATCCGGCACTGACTGCGGCCTGCGAAACCCTGCTTGCCCAGGAGGGGGACTTCCACCACAAGTTGCAAAGTGATCACAAGCCCGTCGATCAGGACCATAACGATCGCCTGGAAGTCGTGGTCTTTGATAACTACAGCCAGTACAACGAGTACGCGGCCCTGCTGTTTGATATCAACACCAACAACGGAGGCATGTTCCTGGAGGGCGACCCGGGCGAAAAAGGTAACCAGGCACGGTTTATTGCCTTTGAAGCCTTCTGGATGAATCCCGATTTCAGTATCTGGAACTTGGAGCACGAATATGTGCACTATCTGGACGGGCGCTTTAACAAGTGGGGGGGCTTCGGGCATTTTCCCAGTCATATGGTGTGGTGGTCCGAGGGGCTCGCCAATTACATTGCCCAGGGACAGCACTACGACAGTGCGGAACGCGACCTCCACAATACCCGCCCTTCAGAATACCCAACGCTGGAACAAATTTTCGCGACCACCTATGACGACGGTGGCGCACGGGTGTATTCATGGAGCTACCTGGCCATCCAATTCCTGTATCAACAGGACCCAGACAGTCTCGCTACACTGGCCAGCTACCTGCGCAAAAATGATTTCGACGGTTATCGCAAGCAACTCGATCAATATTCAGGGCAGTGGCAAAGTGAATTTTTTGCCTGGCTCGGCCAACTGACACCATCGGAACTGTCTGCTCCCACAGCGGAGAAGCTGCCCCGCAAGCTTTACCGCTATCTCTACCGGGATTACCTGCAACCCGCTGATCTTCCCGAAACACCTCAGCACCGCCACCACAGCTGAGACCGTAATGCTTCACTGCCCTAACGTGCTTCCCGGGACCTGAAGGTCCCGGGATATTCGAACGCCTTTCCATCTGCTCACGCTTTCCCCACTGCTATTGCATTTCCCGCCATGCGTATTTTGACCATGAGCTACTTGTAGCTATTGCACACAAAGTAATTATTGGTTAGCCTTAATTTGATCTTGTGTACCAAGTAAATAAAAGTTGAACATAACAATAATCGGGTAAATCACGATGCAGACATCAAAGAAGTTACTGGCTCTCACTATTGCTGCCGCCGCTGGTCACGGTGGACTGGCACAGGCTCAAACTCAGGATAACGCGCTGGGTGATGCAAGCCTTGAAGAAGTGATTGTTACCGGCTCACGTATCCAACGCAGTACCTTCGACAGCCCCTCCCCCACCTCAGTGATCGACAAAGAGTCCATCAAAATGACCGGGGAACTGAACCTCAACGAGGTACTGTCCACCATGCCGCAGTTTGGTGCCGGCTACGATTCCACTTCTGGCAGCTACTCCTTTGGTAACTCGGGACTGAATGCGCTGGACATGCGGGACATGGGCGTAATTCGCACTCTTTCCCTGGTCAATGGACATCGTCCGGTCCAGATCACCACCGACAGCAATACGATGGTGACGGAGATCGGCATGATCCCCAGTGAACTGGTAGAGCGTGTTGAGGTACTCACCGGAGGCGCCTCCGCGGTATACGGCGCAGACGCCGTGGCCGGGGTGGTGAACTTTATCCTCAAAGACAATTACGAGGGCGTGTCCATTCGCTCGCAACTTGGCACATCGGAAGAAGGCGGTGGCGAAACCGGCGGATTGACGTTTACCTTCGGTGAAAACTTTGCCGACAACCGAGGTAACGTGGCCTTCTCCCTGGACTACTTCGAACAAAAACCACTGCTGTTTCG
It encodes:
- a CDS encoding collagenase → MLKHHRPPSRASLLWTTAAIVLLALTSGCDQTSTNRLITQLENPDTELWSTGDLHQTHQFSAALAQLDQLSADSTANFDDLDALLYYLRAYSYFGPLESIDDLQWFTLDKILTQLRQHQLFVQQNDQGARLQEHFTVTLYRYYNRAPLTARLAPHLDTVYALLNRYALNDPKTKSPQSAQERYTLWETYRSIGFLAYEARSKPLVKQALLANTPSTEVLIRNAQATPDAAEIGLWRLQHALWALGNLQVIIDEEENGTALDETVWRLLSKDLPFLTTEDQRKLYTRPYLVTSFRGKSACDEEFPGRCHYPTEEQALPIQHSCSPTLLIRANSISNPALTAACETLLAQEGDFHHKLQSDHKPVDQDHNDRLEVVVFDNYSQYNEYAALLFDINTNNGGMFLEGDPGEKGNQARFIAFEAFWMNPDFSIWNLEHEYVHYLDGRFNKWGGFGHFPSHMVWWSEGLANYIAQGQHYDSAERDLHNTRPSEYPTLEQIFATTYDDGGARVYSWSYLAIQFLYQQDPDSLATLASYLRKNDFDGYRKQLDQYSGQWQSEFFAWLGQLTPSELSAPTAEKLPRKLYRYLYRDYLQPADLPETPQHRHHS